The following coding sequences are from one Phycisphaeraceae bacterium window:
- the acs gene encoding acetate--CoA ligase has product MAQTPSGDSSAMESVLHEERKFPPPPAFSAQARVKSLEAYEELHKASIENPEKFWAEKAADLHWFKKWSRVLEWELPDAKWFVGAKTNMSYNCLDRQVEAGLGDRTAIIWEGEPTPGGKPEVRRINYKQLLADVSRFANVLKNLGVEKGDVVTIYMPMVPELAVAMLACARIGAPHSIIFGGFSASAIKDRVEDGKSRIVITADGGWRRGKPVPLKANVDEALTMTDRVEKVVVLERCKNDVTMTEGRDYWWHDLAKDAEATCPAEELDAEDLMFILYTSGSTGKPKGIMHTTAGYMVYTYATSQVTFDLKPATAEAESPDVYWCTADIGWITGHSYIIYGLLPNRVPTLMYEGAPDAPDKDRFWDIIERHKVTKFYTAPTAIRAFMKWGSEHVEKHDLSSLQVLGTVGEPINPEAWMWYHRVIGGEKCPIVDTWWQTETGGHMLTPIPGATTTVPGSCTRPFFGIDAAVVNSEGDEMPTNAGGILVIRKPWPSMLRGIYGNRERFIETYWSKVEGYYTAGDGARKDEDGNFWIMGRTDDVIVVAGHNLGTMEVESALVSHPAVAEAAVVGFPHEIKGTGIASFVTLRGGHEGSDALIEEIRNHVAKELGPISKPDLVRFTDALPKTRSGKIMRRLLRDIAAGKEITQDMTTLEDVSILAKLQGEG; this is encoded by the coding sequence GGCGCGGGTCAAGAGCCTCGAGGCGTACGAGGAGCTTCACAAGGCATCGATTGAGAACCCCGAGAAGTTCTGGGCGGAAAAGGCGGCGGACCTGCACTGGTTCAAGAAGTGGTCTCGGGTGCTGGAGTGGGAGCTACCGGACGCCAAGTGGTTTGTCGGGGCGAAGACCAACATGTCGTACAACTGCCTGGATCGGCAGGTCGAGGCGGGGCTGGGGGATCGCACGGCGATCATCTGGGAGGGCGAGCCGACGCCGGGTGGCAAACCCGAGGTTCGACGGATTAACTACAAGCAGTTGCTGGCGGATGTCAGCCGCTTTGCCAATGTGCTCAAGAACCTGGGGGTCGAGAAGGGCGACGTCGTCACCATCTACATGCCGATGGTGCCGGAGCTGGCGGTGGCGATGCTGGCCTGCGCCCGCATCGGGGCCCCGCACTCGATCATCTTTGGCGGTTTCTCGGCCTCGGCGATCAAGGATCGTGTGGAGGATGGCAAGTCCCGCATCGTCATCACAGCCGATGGCGGCTGGCGTCGGGGTAAGCCGGTCCCGCTTAAGGCCAATGTTGACGAAGCGCTGACCATGACCGATCGGGTCGAGAAGGTGGTCGTGCTCGAGCGTTGCAAGAACGACGTGACCATGACCGAGGGCCGCGATTACTGGTGGCACGACCTGGCCAAGGACGCCGAGGCGACGTGCCCTGCCGAGGAGCTGGACGCAGAGGACCTGATGTTCATCCTCTACACCTCGGGCTCGACGGGTAAGCCCAAGGGAATCATGCACACGACGGCGGGGTACATGGTCTACACCTACGCCACCTCGCAGGTGACGTTTGACCTCAAGCCGGCCACGGCGGAGGCCGAATCGCCTGATGTTTACTGGTGCACAGCGGACATCGGCTGGATCACCGGGCACTCCTACATCATCTACGGTTTGCTACCCAACCGCGTGCCGACGCTGATGTACGAGGGCGCTCCCGATGCGCCGGACAAGGATCGTTTCTGGGACATCATCGAGCGTCACAAGGTCACGAAGTTCTACACCGCGCCGACGGCGATCCGTGCGTTCATGAAGTGGGGCAGCGAGCACGTCGAGAAGCACGACCTGTCATCGCTTCAGGTGCTCGGGACAGTTGGCGAGCCGATCAATCCCGAGGCGTGGATGTGGTACCACCGGGTCATTGGCGGGGAGAAGTGCCCGATCGTGGACACCTGGTGGCAGACCGAGACGGGCGGGCACATGCTCACGCCCATCCCGGGCGCGACGACCACCGTGCCCGGCTCGTGCACGCGGCCGTTCTTCGGGATCGATGCGGCGGTGGTGAACTCCGAGGGGGATGAGATGCCGACCAACGCTGGCGGGATCCTGGTGATCCGCAAGCCCTGGCCGTCGATGCTCCGGGGGATCTACGGCAACCGCGAACGCTTCATCGAGACCTACTGGAGCAAGGTCGAGGGCTACTACACGGCGGGCGATGGGGCGCGGAAGGACGAGGACGGCAACTTCTGGATCATGGGCCGGACCGACGACGTGATCGTGGTCGCCGGCCATAACCTGGGCACCATGGAGGTCGAGTCGGCGTTGGTGTCGCATCCTGCCGTCGCTGAGGCGGCGGTGGTGGGCTTCCCCCACGAGATCAAGGGCACCGGCATCGCGAGCTTCGTGACGCTCCGTGGCGGGCACGAGGGGTCCGACGCGCTCATCGAGGAGATCCGCAACCACGTCGCCAAGGAACTAGGCCCGATCTCAAAGCCGGACCTGGTGCGGTTTACCGATGCCCTGCCCAAGACCCGTTCGGGCAAGATCATGCGCCGGCTGCTCCGCGACATCGCCGCGGGCAAGGAGATCACCCAGGACATGACGACGCTGGAGGACGTAAGCATCCTGGCGAAGCTGCAGGGGGAGGGGTGA